The Granulicella sp. 5B5 nucleotide sequence GCAGTGGCGCATGGAAGTGATGCAACACAGCCTGCAGCACACCCGTTAGCGCGGAGAGCGTAAATACGCTCGGAATCCAGCCCACGCCGTAGACCGCGAAGGCCTTCATCCACTCATGCAGGTAATGTCCCTTGCTGCGGAAGACGAGGTATTTGTAGCCAGTGAACGAGACGGTGATGTTGATCGGCGTCACAATCGCCGAAGCCATCACCACGGTCAGGTAGAGATACTTCGTCGGCACCACATCTGTCAGCAGTGTCAATGCGGTCGCATAGCTCACATAACTGAACGCCGTGTTGAAGCAGCCAACGCAGAGATATCGCAAAAACTGCCCTGGCGGAAACAGCGCCAGTACCCGCTCGCGCAGACTCGGCCGTTGCGGTGAAACCGATACCGGTGTGGTCATCTCGCTCATGCAGACGCGCT carries:
- a CDS encoding GtrA family protein: MSEMTTPVSVSPQRPSLRERVLALFPPGQFLRYLCVGCFNTAFSYVSYATALTLLTDVVPTKYLYLTVVMASAIVTPINITVSFTGYKYLVFRSKGHYLHEWMKAFAVYGVGWIPSVFTLSALTGVLQAVLHHFHAPLHAASLVVEAHLSGAPLHWVQHAAHGKAAAGYISGIFLIFFAMIYSFLGHKHVTFRQKPSTDTDAEDTVDRTVA